Proteins from a single region of Salvia miltiorrhiza cultivar Shanhuang (shh) unplaced genomic scaffold, IMPLAD_Smil_shh fragScaff_scaffold_71_2, whole genome shotgun sequence:
- the LOC131003101 gene encoding uncharacterized protein LOC131003101 — protein sequence MEPYDDEEPPLAIALDDVVDEKTPPPPPVEQRDNLPPDLPEAQPVGVTVITGYLGAGKSTLVSTILSGQHGKKIAVILNEFGEEIGVERAMINEGEGGALVEEWVELANGCICCTVKHSLVQALEQLIERKERLDHILLETTGLANPAPLASVLWLDDQLESDVRLDSIITVVDAKNLRYQLKSNHDSSSFPEAYNQIAFADVVILNKVDLVSADDSGVALEDLEKDIQNINSLATVIRSVRCQVDLSMILNRRAYDATHSTHLEALLRENQNLSTSDIHDSGVRTLCISEPKEVHLEKVRVWIEEILWDKKYGMDVYRCKGVLNIANLDHLYTLQAVREVYEIVPTRKWRYGEDRVNKIVFIGRSLNEEILVNTIKGCIL from the exons ATGGAACCCTACGACGACGAAGAACCGCCGCTCGCTATCGCACTCGACGACGTCGTTGACGAGAAGACTCCGCCGCCTCCGCCTGTTGAGCAGCGTGATAATCTACCACCAGATCTTCCAGAAGCTCAGCCGGTCGGCGTCACCGTCATCACAGGATATCTCGGCGCAGGGAAATCGACA TTGGTGAGTACCATATTGAGTGGACAACATGGGAAGAAAATAGCTGTAATATTGAATGAGTTTGGGGAGGAGATAGGAGTGGAGAGAGCGATGATTAATGAAGGAGAAGGTGGAGCACTAGTGGAGGAGTGGGTTGAACTTGCTAATGGATGCATATGTTGTACCGTTAAGCACAGCTTGGTTCAGGCACTGGAGCAACTCATCGAGAGGAAAGAAAG ACTTGACCATATACTACTTGAGACTACAGGGCTGGCAAACCCTGCACCTCTGGCATCTGTGCTCTGGTTGGATGATCAGTTGGAGTCAGATGTCAGGCTAGATTCTATTATCACC GTTGTAGATGCTAAAAACCTTCGCTATCAGCTCAAATCAAATCACGACTCATCATCATTTCCCGAAGCTTACAATCAGATAGCATTTGCG GATGTTGTGATTCTTAATAAGGTTGATCTAGTGTCTGCTGATGATTCTGGAGTGGCCCTCGAAGATCTGGAAAAGGACATtcaaaatatcaattcccttgcTACTGTTATTCGTTCTGTTCGCTGCCAAGTTGACTTGTCCATGATACTGAACCGAAGAGCATATGATGCTACA CATTCCACTCATTTGGAAGCACTATTGAGAGAGAATCAAAATCTATCTACCAGTGATATTCACGATAGTGGTGTGAGAACCTTGTGCATTTCTGAGCCTAAGGAAGTACATCTAGAGAAG GTCAGAGTGTGGATTGAGGAGATCCTTTGGGACAAAAAATACGGAATGGACGTATACCGGTGCAAAGGGGTTCTGAATATTGCAAACTTGGATCATCTGTATACCCTACAG GCTGTGAGGGAAGTATATGAGATTGTTCCAACTCGCAAATGGAGATATGGCGAGGACAGAGTGAACAAAATTGTTTTTATAG GTCGATCTTTAAATGAAGAAATTCTAGTCAATACCATCAAAGGCTGCATTCTGTAA